The Steroidobacteraceae bacterium genomic interval CGCGCGTGGCAGCCGTCGCAGGCATTCGGCGCGCTGAAGGATAGCGTGCGGTCCGGCCGTGGTATGCGAAACGAGTGATCGTGCCTGCCATCGATCTGCATATAGATCCGCGTCGGTGCATGGCAAGCAACACATCGCGCACCGGCCGAGGCTGGGTCATGAAGATGATGGTCCCGACTCGCGTAGCGAGGCAATTCATGACATTGCCCGCATAACGCATCACCCTCTGCACGGATCCTGCCGGTGTGAGGATTGTGACAATCACTGCAGGTCACGCCGGCCGCATACATGCGGCTTTGCACGAATGAGCCATAGTTGTAGACCTCATCGCGCATCTGTCCGTCCGCGAAAAAAAGCCCCGGCTCAATGAGCGCGGTCCGGTAGCCCTGTTCGAGCTCACCCGCGGAGCCCGCGCTGTCTGTCAACTGACTTCGCCTGGAATGGCAGCGGGCGCAGACTTCGATCTCCCTGTCGCTGATTCGCGGGCGGCTGCGAACGGGCTGTCGTGTAAGGCGGTCCGTTGTCCAGACCACATCCCTGCGCTCATCGAGCCGCGCCAGATGATCACCTGCAGGGTGACCGTCAACCTGCAGGCCTGCTTGCCGATATCGCTCGCCATGTAACGACCCCGCTCCGTGGCAGGCTTCGCACCCGACACCAACCTCGGCCCAGGTCGATGCATAGCGGTTGGTCGTGGGATCGAAATTCTTGCGAAATCCCGTTACGTGGCAGTCGACGCACATGAGATTGGCGCTCTGGAGATAGCCACTCCAATGCAAGGCGTCACCGGGTTGCAATGTCATCCCAGGATAGAGAGAGAACCAGCGATTGCCACCGTATTCGGCCTGGCGTGTATCCCAGGCGATCGTCAGTGCCTGCAAACGCCCACCCACCCCTTCGAGGAGATATTGCTGCAAGGGTGCCACGCCGAAGGCATAACGCACCGTGTGCCGGCTCGGTGGTTGGTCGCGGACCTGCTCCTCGACCAGATAATCAGCCCCCTCCCTGAAGAAACGATAGTGCAAACCGTCAACGCGAATTCTGCGACCATCGAACGCACCGAGGATGGACGTCTCGCCGGCCGGCTGCATCGCTATCGCATGCTGCGAAGCCTTCCATTCGAGCGCAATTTCCGCGTGGCAGCCCGCGCAGGCCGCGCTGCCGATGTACTCAGGGTCCTGGGCTTCCCCACCGGCCGTCGCAACACCCACAGGTTGCGGCGCTGGTTGTTGCCCGTTGGTGCAGCCCGCGAGCAGGACGAGCACGGCGACACGCAACAACCACTGCCGCGCCGCGGCCGCACAGGTCACGGCCAATTCCGTACAATGTCGACTGATGGCGGGCGCATTGGTACCCCGGCGGGAGGACAAGATGAGCAAATTATTCGGTCCGATCTTCCAGGTTGCGTATGTCGTGCCGGAGCTTGAACCGGCCGTGGAGCATTGGACCAAAACTATGGGGGTGGGGCCATTCTTTCTTTTTCCGCTGCCGCTGGCGCTCGACTGGATGACCGTCTACGACCAGCCGACCGACCGGCGCGATATCCTGGCCCATGCGGCCCTCTCGTTCTCCGGCGAAACCATGGTAGAAATCATCGTGCCCGGGCCCGACCCGTCACCCTATGCGGACTTCCTGCGCCGTGGCCGCAGCGGAGTGCATCATGTCGGAACCTTCGCCACTGACTACGATGCGCAGATGGCGGCGGCGCGCGCTGCCGGCATCAAGGTCGCGGTCGAGGGTCAGCTGCCGATTTCGCGCTTTGCCTACCTCGAAACCGACGTCCTGTGGCCAGGCACCATGCTTGAGATCATCGACGCGAAACCCGAGATGCATGCACTGTTTGACGACATCAAGCGTGCCGCGCGCGAGTGGGATGGCGGCGACCCGATACGCAGCCTTGGTTGACTGAATGACGCAGCGAGATGGCGATACGTTCAAGCTTGTCGATGCCGACAGTTACAACAATGTCGTCGATCAGTTCGAGGAACTGACACGTCGCTATACCACGCATATCGCGCAACGCCTGCTCGAATTCGCGAACGCCCGAAACTCCGACGCCGTTCTTGATGTCGGCTGTGGCACGGGCGTGCTCAGCCTGTCCCTGGCAGGTCACTCCGACAGCCGACCCAATTCCGTGATCGGGCTGGATTTGTCGGCGCAGATGTTGCAGCTGGCAAGCGCTGCTGCAGCGGCATTACCGCAACCGCAGATTGTGCAGTTTCGTCAAGGCGATGCCGAGAATCTTCCGTTTGCCGATCGACAATTCGACTGCATCGTCTCGTTGTACGCGCTGCGGCACTTTCCCGACCCGCAGCGCGCGGTGCGCGAGATGATGCGGGTGGCGCGGCCCGGTGCGCTCGTGTGCATAGGTGTTGGCAGCGCGCCCTCGTTGCTCTCTGTTGCCGGCGCGCGTGCCGTTGCGCGCCGTATCGGCGACCGGTTTGCCGCCTTGCGTGGCCGCGCAGTCCTCTGCGCCACGGAGTCGCTTGATTCGTTCCTGAGAGCCCGCGGCGACAATCCGGCCGCTGACGGCCATGCCGGCTGGACCCAGGGGCGCAAGCATTATGCGGCGTCAGTGGCAACACTGTTACGCAGCGCCGGCATGGAGGCGATCACCCAGCGATGGTATGGTCACCAGGAGCAGATCACAGATCCGGAACACTTCTGGATGCTGCAGGCAACTCTGTCGAGCTTTGCGCGCAAGCACCTGAATGCAATGGCTACATCGCAGTACGAGCGGCTGCGGGACGAATATTGCCGTTACTGTCACGCCGTGATGCAAAGCGGCGGCGCGCTCGTTTATCGCAGCGGCGCGCTCGTGACACGCGCGCGCGTGCCCGGTGGCACCGCCAACCCTTGAGTACTGACTTGACCGGCACGATCGAGAATCGCCGATCCACGCTCTCGGTGGTCATTGCCACCTGCAATGCAGCCGCTGTGATAGGCAAATGCCTCGACGCCCTGCTGCTCCAGCAGTCGGCGAGCATGGAAATTGTCGTGGCGGACGCCTCGACGGACGATACCGCCGCGATCGTCGCACAGGATTATCCATCCGTTCGCCTGTTGCGCTGCCCGGTCGAGAACAACGTCGCGCAATTGCGGGGCCGGGGTATCGCCGCTTGCACGGGAGCAATTGTCGCAGTAATAGACCCGTACTGTATCGTCGCACCGGACTGGGTCGAAGCAGTGACAAGACGCCAGCTGCAAGGGCGCGGCGGAATTGTCGGCGGATACGTTGAACCCTGGCGCGGCGAGTCGATGACATTGTCGCAATGGGCCATCTACTTCAACGAATACGGACATTTCATGTTGCCCATGGTCGCCGGCGAATCATCGGTGATTCCCGGCAGTAATGTGTCCTACCCGCGTGACCTGCTGTTCGATGACGACAAACCCCGATTTGCGATTTTCTGGAAGACCTTCGTCAACTGGCAGGCGGCTGCGGCAGGGGTGACGCCCCAACTGGACCCGGAAATGGGTGTCTCGCTCAACAAGCCGATCGCGTTGCTGGATTTCCTGCTATCGCGGTTTTTCCACGGTCGCTGTTTCGCAGGGATGCGCGCCCGGGAGGAATCACTGTCGCTGCGAACCCTGCGTGCGATCGGCGCACCGCTGGTACCTCTGCTGCTGTTCTGGCGTCTGGTGAGCACGGTCGCCCCCAAGCGTCGCCATC includes:
- a CDS encoding glycosyltransferase family 2 protein; this translates as MSTDLTGTIENRRSTLSVVIATCNAAAVIGKCLDALLLQQSASMEIVVADASTDDTAAIVAQDYPSVRLLRCPVENNVAQLRGRGIAACTGAIVAVIDPYCIVAPDWVEAVTRRQLQGRGGIVGGYVEPWRGESMTLSQWAIYFNEYGHFMLPMVAGESSVIPGSNVSYPRDLLFDDDKPRFAIFWKTFVNWQAAAAGVTPQLDPEMGVSLNKPIALLDFLLSRFFHGRCFAGMRAREESLSLRTLRAIGAPLVPLLLFWRLVSTVAPKRRHRWRFAFTCPLQLAFFTMWGIGEFVGYISGSGKACQHVRF
- a CDS encoding VOC family protein; this translates as MSKLFGPIFQVAYVVPELEPAVEHWTKTMGVGPFFLFPLPLALDWMTVYDQPTDRRDILAHAALSFSGETMVEIIVPGPDPSPYADFLRRGRSGVHHVGTFATDYDAQMAAARAAGIKVAVEGQLPISRFAYLETDVLWPGTMLEIIDAKPEMHALFDDIKRAAREWDGGDPIRSLG
- a CDS encoding class I SAM-dependent methyltransferase, which produces MTQRDGDTFKLVDADSYNNVVDQFEELTRRYTTHIAQRLLEFANARNSDAVLDVGCGTGVLSLSLAGHSDSRPNSVIGLDLSAQMLQLASAAAAALPQPQIVQFRQGDAENLPFADRQFDCIVSLYALRHFPDPQRAVREMMRVARPGALVCIGVGSAPSLLSVAGARAVARRIGDRFAALRGRAVLCATESLDSFLRARGDNPAADGHAGWTQGRKHYAASVATLLRSAGMEAITQRWYGHQEQITDPEHFWMLQATLSSFARKHLNAMATSQYERLRDEYCRYCHAVMQSGGALVYRSGALVTRARVPGGTANP
- a CDS encoding multiheme c-type cytochrome is translated as MTCAAAARQWLLRVAVLVLLAGCTNGQQPAPQPVGVATAGGEAQDPEYIGSAACAGCHAEIALEWKASQHAIAMQPAGETSILGAFDGRRIRVDGLHYRFFREGADYLVEEQVRDQPPSRHTVRYAFGVAPLQQYLLEGVGGRLQALTIAWDTRQAEYGGNRWFSLYPGMTLQPGDALHWSGYLQSANLMCVDCHVTGFRKNFDPTTNRYASTWAEVGVGCEACHGAGSLHGERYRQAGLQVDGHPAGDHLARLDERRDVVWTTDRLTRQPVRSRPRISDREIEVCARCHSRRSQLTDSAGSAGELEQGYRTALIEPGLFFADGQMRDEVYNYGSFVQSRMYAAGVTCSDCHNPHTGRIRAEGDALCGQCHELPRYASRDHHLHDPASAGARCVACHAPTRIYMQIDGRHDHSFRIPRPDRTLSFSAPNACDGCHARRGAKWAAARLRERFGPPKAGQQYFAEAFAAADAGDRDAVKSLPAIVADGKTSALVRASALERLANLGARPPREQTLRLAADPNPLLRRTAAVFASTYPEAWPMLLGDRVRSVRVEAVGAAIADGTSFGDLARLPGFDAALDDYLAAQRFNSDRPEGLVNLGNALLWRGDLEGAATTFAEALQIDREFVAAAVNLAEARRMQDRESDAERVLRDALPFAGGTGAVHHALALSLVRQGRVAESLPYLAEASRREPTNVRFSYVYAVALHDSGQGAKALQVLGRALRLRPGEQLLQDTLNSWKQGIESSRR